In Diorhabda sublineata isolate icDioSubl1.1 chromosome 4, icDioSubl1.1, whole genome shotgun sequence, a single window of DNA contains:
- the LOC130443156 gene encoding 40S ribosomal protein S21, which translates to MENDAGETVDLYCPRKCSASNRIIHAKDHASIQLTIADVDPVTGRMTDGSKSYALCGAIRRMGESDDCIVRLTKKDGILAKNF; encoded by the exons atggaaaacgaCGCTGGAGAAACTGTTGATTTATACTGTCCAAGAAAATG tTCTGCTAGTAATAGAATTATTCACGCTAAAGATCATGCTTCGATCCAACTAACCATCGCCGATGTAGACCCAGTAACAGGAAGAATGACCGATGGTTCGAAAAGTTACGCTCTTTGTGGAGCTATCAGAAGAATGGGAGAATCAGATGATTGTATCGTAAGGTTAACCAAAAAAGATGGAATTCTAGCCAA gaATTTTTAA